A DNA window from Arachis hypogaea cultivar Tifrunner chromosome 18, arahy.Tifrunner.gnm2.J5K5, whole genome shotgun sequence contains the following coding sequences:
- the LOC112771408 gene encoding cyclin-U1-1: MLTGGEYTNHGRQLQPETCQTELNLPRVLCVLSSTLEKLVARNEKLVHELSQEVDGSIRIGKSLNAFHGVRAPSISIPKYLERIYKYTNCSPSCFVVGYVYIDRLTHLHPDSLVISLNIHRLLVTSVMIASKMLDDEHYNNAVYARVGGVSNAELNKLELELLFLLDFGVMVSSRVFESYCLHLEKEMVVNGTGLIKVERALASPKAMLMDERDHNHLNHEPEILVEDDNNSNQSSPLPQILDSELTFS, translated from the exons ATGTTAACAGGGGGCGAATACACAAACCACGGCCGGCAGCTTCAGCCGGAGACATGCCAGACCGAGCTAAACCTGCCCAGAGTACTATGCGTCCTGTCTTCGACGTTAGAGAAGCTGGTGGCTCGAAACGAAAAGCTGGTGCATGAACTGAGCCAGGAGGTAGATGGCTCCATAAGAATAGGGAAGAGCTTGAATGCATTCCATGGTGTAAGGGCCCCAAGCATAAGCATACCAAAGTACTTAGAGAGGATATACAAGTACACTAATTGCAGCCCTTCTTGTTTTGTGGTTGGCTATGTCTACATTGATAGGCTCACACACCTGCACCCTGATTCTCTTGTcatatccttgaacatccacagATTGCTAGTTACCAGTGTCATGATTGCTTCCAAGATGCTCGATGATGA GCATTACAACAATGCAGTATATGCAAGAGTAGGAGGAGTAAGCAATGCAGAATTAAACAAGCTTGAATTGGAGCTACTCTTTCTCTTGGATTTTGGAGTGATGGTAAGCTCAAGAGTATTTGAGAGCTATTGCTTGCACTTGGAGAAAGAGATGGTGGTCAATGGCACTGGCCTCATCAAGGTTGAAAGGGCATTGGCATCACCAAAGGCTATGCTAATGGATGAACGTGACCATAACCATCTTAACCATGAGCCTGAAATATTAGTTGAAGatgacaacaacagcaaccaaagttCTCCTCTACCTCAAATTCTGGATAGTGAACTCACTTTTTCTTAG
- the LOC112771407 gene encoding uncharacterized protein isoform X2 produces the protein MLTFHSCGFTVVFEFDAFEDRRIIVNVFLFLVWAFICCKIGWDSVMRMSADKRDLFLYEAFLYFNPLLLAALMVWLWGINLWFFAQAGVNYARIFDLDQNYLTHREIWKCATWMTIIVPTSMTAYIYLYSHGEVSYAASQPVLLYAGVVLLLIFPFDIFYFSTRYYFLRTCWHIVFPLQAISFSDFFLADIFTSMAKVFSDLERSVCRMVHRQVATIAWLEADSVCGSHSVAIPLVLVLPYLFRLNQCLRQYKDTGEKICLLNALKYSTAVPVIFLSALKYHVFPDKWTNFYRPLWLLSSVVNSSYSFYWDVNRDWDLSGLTRIFKFSKPHTLSHLLHGRRWVYFWVIGSNLVLRCTWTYKLSAHLRHNYLTVFTIAALEIFRRFQWVFFRVENELSKMNAKSHVQVTDMSNEEEKLLHSNHNV, from the exons ATGCTTACATTTCATTCTTGTGGTTTTACTGTTGTATTTGAATTTGATGCTTTCGAAGATAGAAGAATAATTGTAAAT GTATTCTTGTTCCTTGTTTGGGCCTTCATCTGTTGCAAG ATTGGATGGGATTCTGTCATGAGAATGAGTGCTGACAAGCGGGATCTGTTTCTATATGAGGCATTTTTGTATTTTAACCCGCTTCTTCTTGCG GCTTTAATGGTTTGGCTTTGGGGAATCAACTTATGGTTTTTTGCTCAGGCTGGTGTCAATTATGCAAGAATATTTGATCTCGATCAAAATTACCTTACTCACAGAGAAATATGGAAG TGTGCCACATGGATGACGATTATTGTTCCAACCAGTATGACGGCATATATTTATCTTTATTCTCATGGAGAAGTTTCATATGCTGCCTCACAACCA GTGCTCCTATATGCTGGTGTTGTATTGTTGTTGATATTCCCCTTtgatatcttttatttttcaactcgATATTACTTCTTAAGGACATGCTGGCATATAGTTTTCCCATTGCAG GCAATATCATTCTCTGATTTCTTCTTGGCTGATATTTTCACTTCCATGGCAAAG GTTTTTTCTGATCTGGAGCGTTCTGTATGTAGGATGGTACATCGGCAG GTTGCCACAATTGCTTGGTTGGAAGCTGATTCTGTGTGTGGCAGTCACTCTGTTGCAATCCCTTTAGTGCTTGTCTTGCCTTATCTTTTCCGTCTAAACCAATGTCTCCGTCAGTACAAAGATACCGGGGagaaaatttgtcttttgaatg CTTTAAAATATTCAACCGCAGTGCCGGTTATCTTTCTCTCGGCCCTTAAATATCACGTCTTCCCTGATAAGTGGACAAACTTTTATAGGCCTCTCTGGCTTCTGTCAAGTGTTGTAAACTCATCGTACTCTTTCTACTGGGATGTGAATAGAGATTGGGACCTAAG TGGCCTCACTCGAATATTCAAGTTCAGCAAGCCACATACGCTCTCACATCTATTGCATGGAAGGAGATGG GTTTACTTTTGGGTAATTGGAAGCAACCTGGTCCTTCGTTGCACGTGGACATACAAGCTTTCTGCACATCTTCGCCATAATTACCTGACAGTGTTCACCATTGCAGCCTTAGAAATTTTCCGCCGCTTCCAGTGGGTCTTTTTCCGTGTCGAAAATGAGTTGAGCAAGATGAATGCCAAATCACACGTACAGGTCACAGACATGTCAAACGAGGAAGAGAAATTGCTTCATTCCAACCACAATGTATAG
- the LOC112771407 gene encoding uncharacterized protein isoform X1 — MFGGLAVPANSPHLRKSGSRAVVSDLDEHEVENGAEEGFLYSGEVNDSKGGVAPISASGIMPSPIFLWRFKVFLFLVWAFICCKIGWDSVMRMSADKRDLFLYEAFLYFNPLLLAALMVWLWGINLWFFAQAGVNYARIFDLDQNYLTHREIWKCATWMTIIVPTSMTAYIYLYSHGEVSYAASQPVLLYAGVVLLLIFPFDIFYFSTRYYFLRTCWHIVFPLQAISFSDFFLADIFTSMAKVFSDLERSVCRMVHRQVATIAWLEADSVCGSHSVAIPLVLVLPYLFRLNQCLRQYKDTGEKICLLNALKYSTAVPVIFLSALKYHVFPDKWTNFYRPLWLLSSVVNSSYSFYWDVNRDWDLSGLTRIFKFSKPHTLSHLLHGRRWVYFWVIGSNLVLRCTWTYKLSAHLRHNYLTVFTIAALEIFRRFQWVFFRVENELSKMNAKSHVQVTDMSNEEEKLLHSNHNV; from the exons ATGTTTGGAGGACTTGCTGTTCCTGCTAATAGTCCACATTTGAGGAAATCTGGGAGCAGAGCTGTTGTCTCTGATCTTG ATGAGCATGAGGTGGAAAATGGTGCTGAGGAGGGTTTCTTGTATTCTGGGGAGGTGAACGATTCCAAGGGTGGCGTGGCACCAATTAGTGCCTCTGGGATAATGCCCTCGCCTATTTTCCTGTGGAGATTCAAG GTATTCTTGTTCCTTGTTTGGGCCTTCATCTGTTGCAAG ATTGGATGGGATTCTGTCATGAGAATGAGTGCTGACAAGCGGGATCTGTTTCTATATGAGGCATTTTTGTATTTTAACCCGCTTCTTCTTGCG GCTTTAATGGTTTGGCTTTGGGGAATCAACTTATGGTTTTTTGCTCAGGCTGGTGTCAATTATGCAAGAATATTTGATCTCGATCAAAATTACCTTACTCACAGAGAAATATGGAAG TGTGCCACATGGATGACGATTATTGTTCCAACCAGTATGACGGCATATATTTATCTTTATTCTCATGGAGAAGTTTCATATGCTGCCTCACAACCA GTGCTCCTATATGCTGGTGTTGTATTGTTGTTGATATTCCCCTTtgatatcttttatttttcaactcgATATTACTTCTTAAGGACATGCTGGCATATAGTTTTCCCATTGCAG GCAATATCATTCTCTGATTTCTTCTTGGCTGATATTTTCACTTCCATGGCAAAG GTTTTTTCTGATCTGGAGCGTTCTGTATGTAGGATGGTACATCGGCAG GTTGCCACAATTGCTTGGTTGGAAGCTGATTCTGTGTGTGGCAGTCACTCTGTTGCAATCCCTTTAGTGCTTGTCTTGCCTTATCTTTTCCGTCTAAACCAATGTCTCCGTCAGTACAAAGATACCGGGGagaaaatttgtcttttgaatg CTTTAAAATATTCAACCGCAGTGCCGGTTATCTTTCTCTCGGCCCTTAAATATCACGTCTTCCCTGATAAGTGGACAAACTTTTATAGGCCTCTCTGGCTTCTGTCAAGTGTTGTAAACTCATCGTACTCTTTCTACTGGGATGTGAATAGAGATTGGGACCTAAG TGGCCTCACTCGAATATTCAAGTTCAGCAAGCCACATACGCTCTCACATCTATTGCATGGAAGGAGATGG GTTTACTTTTGGGTAATTGGAAGCAACCTGGTCCTTCGTTGCACGTGGACATACAAGCTTTCTGCACATCTTCGCCATAATTACCTGACAGTGTTCACCATTGCAGCCTTAGAAATTTTCCGCCGCTTCCAGTGGGTCTTTTTCCGTGTCGAAAATGAGTTGAGCAAGATGAATGCCAAATCACACGTACAGGTCACAGACATGTCAAACGAGGAAGAGAAATTGCTTCATTCCAACCACAATGTATAG